The following proteins are encoded in a genomic region of Chelmon rostratus isolate fCheRos1 chromosome 3, fCheRos1.pri, whole genome shotgun sequence:
- the smad1 gene encoding mothers against decapentaplegic homolog 1: MNVTSLFSFTSPAVKRLLGWKQGDEEEKWAEKAVDALVKKLKKKKGAMEELERALSCPGQPSNCVTIPRSLDGRLQVSHRKGLPHVIYCRVWRWPDLQSHHELKALECCEYPFGSKQKDVCINPYHYKRVDSPVLPPVLVPRNSEFNAKHTMLPRFRNPLQQNEPHMPQNATFPESFPQANTMPPNFPHSPGNSYPNSPGSGSSATFPHSPSSSDPGSPFQMPETPPPAYMPPEEQMTQDCPQPMDTNLMAPPLSLETNNRADVQPVAYEEPKHWCSIVYYELNNRVGEAFQASSTSVLVDGFTDPSNNRNRFCLGLLSNVNRNSTIENTRRHIGKGVHLYYVGGEVYAECLSDSSIFVQSRNCNYHHSFHPTTVCKIPSGCSLKIFNNQEFAELLAQSVNHGFEAVYELTKMCTIRMSFVKGWGAEYHRQDVTSTPCWIEIHLHGPLQWLDKVLTQMGSPHNPISSVS; the protein is encoded by the exons ATGAACGTCACCTCGCTCTTCTCCTTCACCAGCCCGGCGGTCAAACGGCTGCTGGGTTGGAAGCAGGGCGACGAGGAAGAGAAGTGGGCGGAAAAGGCCGTGGATGCTCTGGTcaagaaactgaaaaagaagaaaggagccatggaggagctggagagggctCTTAGCTGCCCGGGCCAGCCCAGTAACTGTGTGACAATCCCCCGCTCCCTGGATGGACGGCTGCAGGTGTCCCATAGGAAAGGTCTGCCGCATGTCATTTATTGTCGGGTGTGGCGCTGGCCCGACCTGCAGTCCCATCATGAGCTGAAGGCCCTGGAGTGCTGCGAGTACCCCTTTGGCTCCAAACAGAAGGACGTGTGTATCAACCCCTACCACTACAAACGAGTGGACAGTCCAG TGCTGCCCCCTGTGTTGGTACCGAGGAACAGCGAGTTCAACGCCAAGCATACAATGTTGCCTCGCTTCCGCAACCCTCTACAACAGAATGAGCCGCACATGCCGCAGAATGCCACCTTCCCAGAATCCTTTCCTCAGGCCAACACAATGCCCCCCAATTTCCCCCACTCGCCGGGGAACAGCTACCCAAACTCACCGGGAAGCGGCAGCAGCGCCACCTTCCCTCATTCACCCTCCAGCTCTGACCCCGGCAGTCCATTCCAGATGCCAG AGACTCCCCCTCCTGCCTACATGCCCCCAGAGGAGCAGATGACTCAGGATTGCCCCCAGCCAATGGACACCAACCTCATGGCTCCACCCTTGTCTCTAGAGACTAACAACCGGGCAG ATGTGCAGCCCGTGGCCTATGAGGAACCCAAGCACTGGTGCTCTATTGTGTACTACGAGCTCAACAATCGTGTCGGCGAGGCGTTCCAGGCGTCCTCCACCAGCGTGCTCGTCGATGGTTTCACAGATCCCTCCAACAACCGCAACCGATTCTGCCTCGGCCTGCTCTCCAACGTCAACCGCAACTCCACCATTGAGAACACCCGGCGGCACATCGGCAAAG GTGTCCACCTGTATTATGTTGGAGGGGAGGTGTATGCAGAATGTCTGAGCGACAGCAGTATCTTCGTCCAGAGTCGTAACTGTAACTACCACCACAGTTTCCATCCCACAACTGTGTGCAAGATTCCCAGCGGCTGCAGCCTGAAGATTTTCAACAACCAGGAGTTTGCCGAGCTGCTGGCCCAGTCCGTCAACCACGGCTTCGAGGCCGTTTACGAGCTCACCAAGATGTGTACCATCCGCATGAGCTTTGTCAAA GGCTGGGGAGCAGAGTACCACCGCCAGGATGTGACCAGCACACCCTGCTGGATTGAGATTCACCTGCATGGCCCCCTGCAGTGGTTGGATAAGGTGCTAACCCAGATGGGCTCCCCCCACAACCCTATATCCTCCGTCTCCTAG